From the genome of Streptomyces sp. NBC_01317, one region includes:
- a CDS encoding S10 family serine carboxypeptidase-like protein — translation MDAVLAYGGNFDVYDVRRWDDLSAGALKPYMDSKGVREALNIHDSGVLWQFADNSGPVAMALKADNMTDASKKYGDIMEKGYKVLLYTGNFDTACGYQSTEEILDTLVTPHDAWHASPRLIWKQAQGNPKGFVRSLTTEKTGDSPGKNVTQVAIPDSGHEVPAYQPQIAREMLYNWLFDRPFFGQDPKSTVDEILKKAHQGTSKKPPST, via the coding sequence GTGGACGCGGTACTGGCCTACGGGGGCAACTTCGACGTCTATGACGTACGCCGCTGGGACGACCTGTCCGCGGGAGCGTTGAAACCCTACATGGACAGCAAGGGCGTCAGGGAAGCCCTGAATATCCATGATTCCGGCGTGCTCTGGCAGTTCGCGGACAACTCCGGTCCGGTGGCCATGGCCCTGAAGGCCGACAACATGACGGATGCCTCGAAGAAGTACGGCGACATCATGGAAAAGGGCTACAAGGTCCTGCTCTACACAGGGAACTTCGACACCGCCTGCGGATACCAGAGCACCGAGGAGATCCTGGACACGCTCGTCACGCCGCACGACGCATGGCACGCCTCTCCCCGGCTGATCTGGAAGCAGGCGCAGGGCAACCCGAAAGGGTTTGTCCGTAGTCTCACGACAGAAAAGACAGGCGATTCCCCCGGGAAGAACGTGACACAGGTGGCCATCCCCGACTCCGGGCACGAAGTGCCGGCCTACCAGCCACAGATCGCGCGGGAAATGCTGTACAACTGGCTCTTCGACCGTCCCTTCTTCGGCCAGGACCCGAAGAGCACGGTCGATGAAATCCTGAAGAAGGCACATCAAGGCACATCAAAGAAGCCGCCGTCGACCTGA
- a CDS encoding SAM-dependent methyltransferase: MTASTPKPQVDTSKPHPARVYDFLLGGKDNYQVDQEVGEKLPPEAKAAARQNRAFMQRASAWLARNGVDQFLDIGTGIPTEPNLHQIVQEINPKARIVYTDNDPIVLRHAEALLISSPEGVTDYIQADVREPEVILEHARTLLDFSRPIALSLIALLHFIPEDQDPYGITDTLVGALPAGSYLVLSHAASDLFPELSSRVTAEYAKGGITLGFRTRDGVSRFFDGLDLVPPGVVTATEWFKDTPAPEDEDCGLYAGVARIG, from the coding sequence ATGACGGCGAGTACGCCCAAGCCTCAGGTCGACACCAGCAAGCCGCACCCGGCGCGCGTCTACGACTTCCTCCTCGGCGGCAAGGACAACTACCAGGTCGACCAGGAGGTGGGCGAGAAGCTTCCCCCGGAGGCGAAGGCCGCCGCCCGGCAGAACCGCGCGTTCATGCAGCGGGCCTCGGCCTGGCTGGCGCGGAACGGTGTCGACCAGTTCCTGGACATCGGTACGGGCATCCCGACGGAGCCGAACCTCCACCAGATCGTCCAGGAGATCAATCCCAAGGCGCGGATCGTCTACACGGACAACGACCCCATCGTGCTGCGGCATGCCGAGGCCCTGCTCATCAGCTCCCCGGAGGGCGTCACCGACTACATCCAGGCGGATGTGCGCGAGCCCGAGGTGATCCTCGAACACGCCCGTACGCTCCTGGACTTCAGCCGGCCCATCGCCCTGTCGCTGATCGCGCTCCTGCACTTCATCCCCGAGGACCAGGACCCGTACGGCATCACGGACACGCTCGTGGGCGCCCTGCCCGCCGGCAGCTACCTGGTGCTGTCGCACGCCGCGTCCGACCTCTTCCCCGAGCTGTCGTCGCGGGTGACGGCGGAGTACGCGAAGGGCGGCATCACCCTCGGATTCCGTACCCGTGACGGCGTGTCCCGCTTCTTCGACGGCCTCGACCTGGTTCCCCCGGGCGTGGTGACGGCGACGGAGTGGTTCAAGGACACCCCGGCCCCTGAGGACGAGGACTGCGGCCTGTACGCGGGAGTGGCCCGCATCGGCTGA
- a CDS encoding DUF371 domain-containing protein: MSAELMRLRCRGHRDIRATHTKTLEFTTSSEITGRATCVIGVGATLDGPAPARLAGPLRITLTVGDHTFTVRALANSAWRPGSGAVVRLSSERLPNTLATDADHASSDLPRDLLHALTDPDAEITIVVERDTEAAEARLVLYRAGDERDDRLAAEIAAADTVIAEDAGAGQVITVLGADADPWDSVPSAIAEGGRVLAVSTEDTRSAPVGKLLAARDRPAVEVIGLPAELAVAALSPYPVPVLLAPHERRRQIGRLLGAHRLSRVVFRVPAAELPKLLDEAGRTLGVRTVAVTAATSAAAERPWWGPVAEAATRLTGGGDVLCCVDPAEEVPEGAEDSDVDLSALVRALAAQSVSSKTLAQALAALPTWSRKRAYEFVLEAAKAQRQPKEDTSR, from the coding sequence ATGTCGGCCGAGCTGATGCGGTTGCGGTGCCGGGGGCACCGGGACATCCGCGCCACCCACACCAAGACCCTCGAATTCACCACCAGCTCCGAGATCACCGGCCGCGCGACCTGCGTGATCGGCGTCGGCGCCACGCTCGACGGCCCCGCCCCCGCACGGCTGGCCGGTCCGCTGCGGATCACCCTGACCGTCGGTGATCACACCTTCACCGTCCGGGCGCTGGCCAATTCCGCCTGGCGGCCCGGTTCGGGCGCGGTGGTACGGCTCAGCTCCGAGCGCCTGCCGAACACCCTGGCCACCGACGCCGACCACGCCTCCTCCGACCTGCCCCGCGACCTGCTGCACGCGCTCACCGACCCGGACGCCGAGATCACGATCGTCGTCGAGCGGGACACCGAGGCCGCCGAGGCCCGGCTTGTCCTCTACCGCGCCGGCGACGAGCGGGACGACCGCCTCGCGGCGGAGATCGCGGCGGCGGACACGGTGATCGCGGAGGACGCCGGGGCCGGCCAGGTCATCACCGTACTGGGGGCGGACGCGGATCCCTGGGACTCGGTCCCGTCGGCGATCGCGGAGGGAGGGCGGGTCCTGGCCGTGTCGACCGAGGACACCCGGAGCGCCCCGGTCGGCAAGCTGCTCGCGGCGCGGGACCGCCCGGCGGTGGAAGTCATCGGGCTCCCGGCGGAGTTGGCGGTCGCGGCGCTGTCGCCGTACCCCGTCCCGGTCCTTCTCGCCCCCCACGAGCGCAGGCGGCAGATCGGCAGGCTGCTGGGTGCGCACCGCCTGTCGCGGGTGGTCTTCAGGGTCCCGGCCGCCGAACTGCCGAAGCTCCTGGACGAGGCGGGGCGGACACTGGGCGTCCGGACCGTGGCGGTGACCGCCGCGACTTCCGCGGCGGCGGAACGCCCCTGGTGGGGGCCGGTGGCGGAGGCCGCGACCCGGCTCACCGGCGGTGGCGACGTGCTGTGCTGCGTGGACCCGGCGGAGGAGGTCCCCGAGGGGGCCGAGGACTCCGACGTCGACCTGTCGGCCCTGGTCAGAGCGCTGGCAGCGCAGTCGGTCTCCTCGAAGACGCTGGCGCAGGCACTGGCGGCGCTGCCGACGTGGTCGAGGAAGCGGGCGTACGAGTTCGTGCTCGAGGCGGCGAAGGCTCAGCGGCAGCCGAAGGAAGACACCTCCCGCTGA
- a CDS encoding SDR family oxidoreductase encodes MTSVLITGASKGIGRAIAVELAARGHRVVATARRPEDLDDLPVDQRLRLDVTDQKSVDEAIRDAGEIDVLVSNAGATIRASLENVPLSKVEDLFQLNTFGPLRVAQGVLPAMRERGAGRLIFVSSIQGRLVVPIIGPYAASKWAMEAFAETIAVEAGHFGIKVTILQPSTVSSGGAERAKSYFTDNDPYTPLFKQFAPLRGTSIFEPVTPEEVAVALADTLEQPDPPLRLPIGEPAKVALEARKAAPEDAPFVPLPLDW; translated from the coding sequence ATGACCTCCGTACTCATCACCGGCGCTTCCAAGGGCATCGGCCGGGCCATCGCCGTCGAACTCGCCGCCCGCGGCCACCGCGTCGTCGCCACCGCCCGCCGGCCCGAAGACCTGGACGACCTCCCCGTCGACCAACGCCTGCGCCTCGACGTCACCGATCAGAAGAGTGTCGACGAGGCCATCCGCGACGCCGGGGAGATCGACGTACTCGTCAGCAACGCCGGCGCGACGATCCGCGCCTCCCTGGAGAACGTGCCTCTCTCCAAGGTCGAAGACCTCTTCCAGCTCAACACCTTCGGCCCCCTGCGGGTCGCCCAGGGTGTGCTGCCCGCGATGCGCGAACGCGGCGCGGGGCGGCTCATCTTCGTCTCCAGCATCCAGGGCCGGCTCGTCGTACCGATCATCGGCCCGTACGCCGCCAGCAAGTGGGCCATGGAGGCGTTCGCCGAGACCATCGCCGTCGAGGCGGGGCACTTCGGGATCAAGGTGACCATCCTCCAGCCGAGCACCGTCTCCTCCGGCGGGGCCGAGCGCGCGAAGTCCTACTTCACGGACAACGACCCGTACACGCCGCTGTTCAAGCAGTTCGCCCCGCTGCGCGGCACCTCCATCTTCGAGCCCGTCACCCCCGAGGAGGTGGCCGTCGCGCTCGCCGACACGCTCGAACAGCCCGATCCCCCGCTGCGCCTCCCGATCGGCGAGCCCGCCAAGGTCGCCCTGGAGGCCCGCAAAGCAGCCCCCGAGGACGCCCCCTTCGTACCGCTTCCGCTCGACTGGTAG
- a CDS encoding TOBE domain-containing protein yields the protein MPSYSIGQAAGLLGVSSETVRRWAGGGQLLMERDGSGNRVIDGVSLAGFAKDRAVGLHPVADEVSTSVRNSFAGIVTGVVLDDVVAQVEVQSGPHRLVSLVTREAVEELGIEVGVTVTARVKSTNVHVDRP from the coding sequence GTGCCGTCGTACAGCATTGGCCAGGCAGCGGGACTGCTCGGCGTGAGTTCGGAGACCGTCCGCCGCTGGGCCGGCGGGGGTCAGCTGCTCATGGAGCGGGACGGTTCGGGGAACCGCGTGATCGACGGGGTCAGCCTCGCCGGCTTCGCGAAGGACCGGGCCGTGGGGCTGCATCCGGTGGCCGACGAGGTGTCCACCTCGGTGCGCAATTCCTTCGCCGGGATCGTGACCGGGGTGGTGCTGGACGACGTGGTGGCCCAGGTGGAGGTCCAGTCGGGGCCGCACCGGCTGGTGTCGCTGGTGACCCGCGAGGCCGTCGAGGAGCTGGGGATCGAGGTCGGGGTGACCGTCACGGCCCGGGTGAAGTCGACGAACGTGCACGTCGACCGTCCCTGA
- a CDS encoding cytochrome P450 family protein, producing the protein MTALSDSGCPVLDPTARAAHADAAVLRAKGPATPVELPGGVRAWSVTRHSVIQRLTGDPRVSRDPYRHWPGLAEVPEGWPLAVSALMRNFLNAYGEEHRGLRRRMAPSFSPRRVEAMRPRIQTTADRLVDAIDALPPGRSTDIRRALALPLTMTVICDLFGVPDVLREDLGASIDALMDTTATAEQGRARLAELDARLAELLEYKKAHPGSDFTNDLLTPFPSASPSADGEALLTDRELLDHLFLMLAAGYETAVNLITSAVHALLAAPGHLGRLRAGDVGWDDVIEETLRHNGPIMHHPMRYAIEDIDLGEGVVIRRGEPVIIAFAAAGRDPELHPDSPDVFDPARRRKEHLAFGHGPHFCLGAHLARMETHVALTTLFERLPLLALAHPGRLPSPVPSLSLNGPAQLHVVPHPVSPPHSG; encoded by the coding sequence ATGACCGCACTGTCCGATTCCGGGTGTCCCGTGCTGGACCCCACCGCGCGTGCCGCCCACGCGGACGCGGCCGTACTGCGTGCCAAGGGCCCCGCGACGCCGGTGGAGCTGCCGGGAGGTGTGCGCGCCTGGTCCGTCACCCGGCACAGTGTCATCCAGAGACTGACGGGGGACCCGCGCGTCTCCCGTGATCCGTACCGCCACTGGCCGGGTCTCGCCGAGGTCCCCGAAGGCTGGCCCCTGGCGGTCTCGGCCCTCATGCGGAACTTCCTGAACGCCTACGGCGAGGAGCACCGCGGGTTACGCCGCCGTATGGCCCCGTCCTTCTCGCCCCGGCGGGTGGAGGCGATGCGCCCGCGGATCCAGACGACGGCGGACCGCCTGGTCGACGCGATCGACGCGCTGCCGCCCGGCCGGAGTACCGACATCCGGCGCGCGCTCGCCCTTCCGCTGACCATGACGGTCATCTGCGATCTGTTCGGTGTCCCCGACGTCCTCAGGGAGGATCTCGGCGCCTCCATCGACGCGCTGATGGACACCACGGCAACGGCCGAACAGGGCCGGGCCAGGCTGGCCGAACTCGACGCCCGGCTGGCGGAGTTGCTGGAGTACAAGAAGGCACACCCCGGTTCCGACTTCACCAACGATCTCCTCACGCCGTTCCCGTCCGCGTCCCCCTCTGCGGATGGGGAGGCGTTGCTGACCGACAGGGAACTGCTCGACCACCTCTTCCTCATGCTCGCAGCGGGGTACGAGACGGCCGTCAACCTCATCACCAGCGCCGTGCACGCCCTGCTGGCCGCGCCCGGACACCTCGGCCGGCTCCGCGCGGGCGACGTCGGCTGGGACGACGTCATCGAGGAGACGCTGCGTCACAACGGCCCGATCATGCATCACCCGATGCGTTACGCCATCGAGGACATCGATCTCGGCGAAGGGGTCGTCATCCGCCGGGGCGAGCCTGTCATCATCGCCTTCGCGGCTGCCGGGCGTGACCCCGAGCTGCACCCCGACAGCCCTGATGTGTTCGACCCCGCGCGGAGGCGCAAGGAGCACCTCGCCTTCGGCCACGGCCCCCACTTCTGCCTGGGGGCCCACCTGGCCCGGATGGAGACCCATGTGGCTCTGACCACCCTGTTCGAGCGCCTTCCTCTCCTGGCGCTCGCCCACCCTGGCCGGCTTCCGTCCCCCGTCCCGTCGCTCTCCCTCAACGGGCCGGCCCAACTGCACGTCGTCCCGCACCCGGTGAGTCCGCCGCACTCGGGCTGA
- the kamB gene encoding 16S rRNA (adenine(1408)-N(1))-methyltransferase KamB, with the protein MAMRRVLGKRIVEIDSDAYGELLARYEGVVLDVGTGDGKHPFHLARQRPDQLVIGLDAAKDNLRKTAAKAAANPAKGGLANLLYLWAPAEQLPAGLRGVTELHMLMPWGSLLRGMLGSDPSMLRGLAAVCEPDARFLTTLNLHAWRPPVPEVGDHPEPTPESAVKGLGPLLAAAGWRLDEAKYLDAEEIASLATSWTRRLNSTRAQLDVLALTGIINPSSEDGGKAPAPAPGA; encoded by the coding sequence ATGGCCATGCGTCGCGTGCTGGGGAAGCGCATCGTGGAGATCGACAGTGACGCCTACGGTGAGCTTCTCGCCCGCTACGAGGGTGTGGTCCTGGATGTCGGTACGGGCGACGGGAAGCACCCGTTCCATCTGGCCCGGCAGCGGCCCGACCAGCTGGTCATCGGGCTGGACGCCGCCAAGGACAACCTCCGTAAGACAGCGGCGAAGGCGGCCGCGAACCCCGCCAAGGGCGGGCTGGCCAACCTGCTCTACCTCTGGGCGCCCGCCGAGCAGCTGCCGGCCGGGCTGCGGGGCGTCACGGAACTGCACATGCTGATGCCCTGGGGCAGCCTGCTGCGCGGCATGCTCGGCTCCGATCCCTCGATGCTGCGGGGGCTCGCGGCGGTCTGCGAGCCGGACGCGCGGTTCCTGACCACGCTGAACCTGCACGCGTGGCGCCCGCCCGTACCGGAAGTGGGCGACCACCCGGAACCGACCCCCGAGTCGGCGGTCAAGGGCCTCGGCCCGCTCCTGGCGGCGGCCGGGTGGCGGCTGGACGAGGCGAAGTACCTGGACGCCGAGGAGATCGCCTCGCTCGCCACGTCGTGGACCCGTCGGCTGAACTCGACACGGGCGCAGCTCGACGTCCTCGCCCTGACCGGGATCATCAACCCGTCAAGCGAGGACGGGGGGAAAGCGCCGGCTCCGGCGCCCGGTGCCTGA